DNA sequence from the Thunnus maccoyii chromosome 7, fThuMac1.1, whole genome shotgun sequence genome:
GTGAATGAAGTATTGAACCCATCTTTATACCATTCAGTTGCTGCAGCTCAATGAGGATCTCATGGTCAGAAAAGGGTCTGTTCTTTTTGGCTAAATGGTAGGCTGTTTGAAACACAGCTTCAGTTTCCTTCATGTAGGACTCAGTCAGCACCTGCATCACATTCTCAATGCCCCCTTCTTTCTGTTGTTCTGCCATCTTCACAGCTTGAGCATGTGCCTTGAACAAAGCATGTTTCCTCACCTTATTTTTCAAGGCTGACAGACTTGTCTCTCTACTTCCCTGGCCAGACACTTGAATCTCAAAGTTCATCCATTCTTTTGAGACAGATACATCTTGCTCCTTGTTGATGCCAATGGTGCTCACACTGCTACAGATCAGACATCCTGTGAggcataaacaaacaatgtaaCTACTGTATTCACATCAGTATGTGTGTAGTGTCCATGTCTCCCACAtacatacaagcacacaaacacatacactgtatatttcTCTGTGTCTACTGTTTTAGAAGCAGCCAAAACTAACAATCTACCAAAAACTTagccatttttttgtttttgtatgctAACCAGGGGTTCTTGgatttaaaataatctttttgtTTGGCTGTCCACAGGTCTGGCCAGTCATTATTGGtgtctacaaaaaaaaaattgaattacaGGCTATAAATGTAACAATGGTAACAGTTACCATAACCTGAACATTACTGAATTTAGCTCATTGACACAAGAATTTCAAACAGACTCACTAAGATAACTGAACCCTACAGGTAGCTGCCAAAATAATGCAAGCATTCAAGTAAATGAGGGATGCATATTACTATTGAAAGCAGGCTCTCTTGTGGTGTGGGATTTTCTTGGACCAAGTAcgcataaagaaaaacattttaagtgttcaacttcatctctctctcttaatgAAAATGCCCCCCTCCACGAACAGGGCACAAgtggtcactgaatggtttaattGCATCACAAAGCAAATGGTGACAATGACATACTTCACATACAGCTGTGGCGTTCCTGGAGGGGAAAGGTCCCCGGTCCCCCCAATAttcaaaaatggaaatttgtcacccCACTAATCCGTTTCATttgattttcagttttactCCCTAAACAGTCAATTATATGCATTGTGGCTAGATATCTGTGGCTTTCTGCCCGGGCTGTCTGTAGCCTATTTCAGAGCCAGACACCCCACCCCAAACCCCCTGCTGCCAAATTGGTCCCTCTCAATGTGACTGACTATTTCTTCCATGACATATAGTAACAGGCAAATGTCAAGCCATGACATATGTTAACTAAATACTGctattacagtttttctcaacTGCTTATGCACATTTTCTGAGGGCATAGCTCATTTTcttaaaacactaaacacaaattcaaaaactcacacacaaaacccaAAACTTTACACATCTCTtgcaaaagcaaaagcaaacactgcattcaaaACAAGGTTATGTCTACTCAAAGTGAAATTTTGTCTtcaaatgacacacacacacacacacacacaccatcaaaTGAACAGACATTTCTAAGAACCAACTGAACACTGATGTGCTCAATGGAAAACACTATGATGAGTGAAAAACACTGCTATGATAATCTTATTAGTAGGCCTTTTGCATGTTCAGTGTTACActacatgctgtacatacaatAGCCTGTTGTAAACTGTTTCTGTACTCAAATATAAAACCCACAAATACAAGAAtagaatgtgtttttattctgaaatactgtatacatCTCCACAAACACAGTTGGATTTGTAAAGTGTTcttcatacaaacaaacaatagaaaaaagaaaataagctTTCTGCATATActataaagaaaaagaaaattaggCTGCATCCTGCCTTTCATTTCGTTTCTGTCTGGCCACAGGACCTCATCAAAATCACAGGCAATGTTCTCCCTGGCCAAGCAGCAGGGAAAGTATTGCCTGGCATGATGAATCCAGTCCTGATATGCTTCAGCAGCTATATCACCACATGCTTCCTCCATTGCTTGTTGAAGGGGTATGCGCTCATGGGGCCTGTGCTCATATACCTTCCAAAgacaagctgaaaaaaaaaccctcaataGGGTTGAGAAATGGAGAATATGGTGGCAGATGAAGAAAGGAAAAACGTGGCTGGTTGCGGACCAGAGCAGTTTGTTGGAAACTTACGTTGTCCCAGATGACAACGTACCTGGGCTGCTCTGGGCCATCCATCTGCTCAGCTGGAGTGAGGATATTGTGTAGCGTGCCCAGGAAAGTGATGAGATGGGCAGTATTGTAGGGGCCAAGGGTTGAATGGTGATGGAGGACGCTTTGGTGAGTTATAGCTGTGCACATAGTGATATTCCCTCCCTTACTGACCAGGAACCTCAAGAATGGCACGCTGGCGGATGACGTTCCTTCACCGTTGCCACCTCTTTTTGCGAGGTTGAAACCCACATCAGTGAATATGATTTCAGAATATCAGAAATAGACCTAAAGCAGTCAATATTGTGAAGtacaaaacattacattacaatacaGTAATGTGTCTATACAGTGCTGATCAGATGTAATCAATTACAGTGTTAGAATGCATAAGACTTACTTGCACATAGTCACAGTGCAATTCTTTGACGCTTTCTGAGTTTCTCTCAAATGGCACGCTGTAGACCATTCATAGGTGGTTTCACTGTAGGACGTGGTTGATTGTTCACAAATTCATGCGGtcaatattttgaaatataccTTGGTTTTCAGTGATTTGAGTTTGTATTGGTTTAGTGTTATTACGTTGTTTGCTCCAACCATATTGGCTATTTCAGTCTCATGTTGAAGTGTCAAAAGTCTTCCTCTTCCACCACGACATGGTAGTCTTTCAGTTCTTTTACAGTATTCAACAGTAATTATTGAGTACTGTCTTGATATGCACTACTACAGTAAGGAGAGAAGATTTCTTACCTATTCTCATTTCTGTATGTCTGGATGATTGAAGTCATAGTGAAGTGGCTCAAGGTTGGCTGGACTCTCAGCCCTGCCTCCCTCATCATCAGACATAGTCAACCACAGTGGCCTGAATCTCATCACAGGCAATTGCTCTCCTAGGTCGTAGTCTTGGTCCTCCTCTTGCTCAAcctccttgtcctcctcctcctcctcctcctcttctgacTCTCACTTCTCTcactctacctctctctctgcGAAGTTGGCATCCATTGTTCTCCAACACAGAAGAGCTCACCTTTGGCCCTTTTATTGCTCAAGCTATAATTGCTAATTGAAAAGCAACAGGTTTTTGTCCATATGAGGAGTCAATGGTGTGATTGGTGGTTTGAGCTTAGCACTCTGAATGGCAGTGTTTTCCATGTGAACACAAGAGATTTCATCAATGAAGATTGTGCTAAATGTAGAGAATTGGGTTTAGTGTTTTGCAAAAAGTATGGTTTAGACCTGCAAAATGAgtgaaaagcaggaaatgtgtttgtatttgtgcagAATTGGTGTAAGATAAGGTACATAAGTTTCAGATTTTGGTCATTGTGTCTCAAGTTCCATTGTTGGTGTGTAAGCAATTGAGAAAAACTGCACAAAGTGTTCACTGTGGTGACGTCTTGGTGACGATTGGATTAGCCACTTATTTACTGGACTGTCTCTCATGATTTGGCTATTGCAGGACACTACTGAATGATGTGCATCAGAGGGGATTTAGAAGTGGGTATATACAATGCCGACTGAAAAATAAGTAGGTATACGCCATGCACCTATGTATACCCTGCACTACACCACTGCTCATCCTGTTCTCCTTTTCCCTTGTAGTCCTGCCTGTTATGACTCTTGTCCCTGTTTCCTGCACCTCGTCTGGTCAAGCCCTGCTGGTCTGCCCTCAGCCCTGCTGTTCTGCCCTGGAACCCTGCATTTAGTCTCTACAGATCTCACTCTGGACTTGCTTCCTCTGCCCCTAACTGCCCCTGCCCTGTTCCTGGTTCTCAGCTACCAGCTCAAGCTTACCCTAGCCTgcagccccaggttcccaggTTCCAGCCCAATCTTCAACCACAGGTTCCCAGCTTCCAACCCAATCTTCAACTGCATgttcccagcttccagcccaagCTTCCCCAGGACTGCATTCCCTTTCCCCAGCCTTCAAAATGAATACCTTTTTGCTATAATATCCCCGTTTCCTCACCTTGAGtgtctgcacttgggttcacctgctTCGCCCCACATAACATTTCATATCTCTCAGCCACACCTGTCCAAAACTATCTGTGCAcactggaaaaataaatcagGAACACTCTGTGCGATAAAgcatcatcttcctcctcctcctcctcctcctcctcctcctcactgtccTGTCACCAGCTCTGGATTGGCACTGCTTTTGCCCTTAAAATGCTCAGACTTCAGGGCTTATAATGGCAGGTATGAGTGTAGCGCAGACCTACTGCAGCAGTCcaattttgttcattttcaattattttatcactAAAACAACTGACTAAAGTCCTGCTGCAGTGTTAATAAACTcccaacaaaaacatttacaggaCTAACTGATGCAACCGTGAAATGTGCTGGAGGTTGAGGATTCAGTAAATCATGACAACGACTGTAGCATCACTTCACTAGAAATAATACTTAAtataagagaagaagaaaatgagaggcagaggatgaagaagagggagagaggaaagaataaGCAAAGggagaaataagaaataaggagaagaacaagaaaaaagaacatattaaagtaaaggttcacaattttgtctttaaaagtctggcttaaaacaatagttaggtgcccaaatgaaaactgagacaggttttgctcactgtaatcattcgACCTGTTCATGCAGGCCAATAACATCCCTTtctaatgtgctttcaatgtaagtgatgggtgacaaaatccacagttcctCTTTTGTgcaagtttatctgaagctcatATGATGCTTCAGCCTCCCAAGTAAACAACTAATTAGTTAAATTAGTGTATAACTTTCAAAgtaacagtctttttagtgccaaaatccctctttttgttacagtCCTTCCAGCGCAGCTCAAAAGGGAAACactgacagacaa
Encoded proteins:
- the LOC121900797 gene encoding uncharacterized protein LOC121900797; translated protein: MYTLHYTTAHPVLLFPCSPACYDSCPCFLHLVWSSPAGLPSALLFCPGTLHLVSTDLTLDLLPLPLTAPALFLVLSYQLKLTLACSPRFPGSSPIFNHRFPASNPIFNCMFPASSPSFPRTAFPFPSLQNEYLFAIISPFPHLECLHLGSPASPHITFHISQPHLSKTICAHWKNKSGTLCAIKHHLPPPPPPPPPPHCPVTSSGLALLLPLKCSDFRAYNGRRLRAPVKGSEADRGGHTGRPNGGSQGVCQTPSLLRKWK